The window AGTTCAACCAAAAAACTAGACCAGCCGGGGGAGAAGCCCATACTGATTTTTAATTAAGAAGAGAGTGTGAGACAAGCGTCAGAGCCGAAGCTCGAACCTGCGTCGACCACGAGACACAACCGCTTGCTGGCCACTAGCATTTCAACATAAGCAACATAATACACAATAAAACACGCCCAATTGATACAAGTGATTACATGGGAAATCTCCTTGTGATATGAAGGACTaaaacctactccctccttccggaaTTACTTATCGAAGAAATGGATGTGTCTATACGTATTTAAGTTCTCGATATATCCGTTTTTATCCATTTATGCAACAAGTAATTCTAAACAGAGGGAGTACCTACTAACCGATCTGCTCTGACTTTCACTGTTAGCAAAATGACATAACATCAACTTTTCTAAAACCCTTAAAGTATCACGACAACATGAGTATAACAATTTCTGTTACAGTTGCAAAAGGGTACTAGTATGGTAGCTAGGCCGACTAGAAAAAGTATGGTAGCTTGGCAACACTCCCAACAAAGACCAAAATTCCGCTAATGTATAAAAATGGTAAATTGAATTTTAGGCATAGTCAAATCAGACCCGAACTTCACAACGAGGAGAACAGGAGATATATTTGTTCATTATTGGCCAAAACTTGGATTTTGTAACTGGCCTGAGAATGGAGAGGATGGGCCACTATGAGCCTGGAAGATCTGCGAATGAAAACAGATAGATTGCGACTTGTGGGTGAGCCAAGGGATGTGTGGTGCCATGAGAAGTCTAAAATCAAATCTTGTATTAACGTACACGCAAAAAATATGAAGAATATCCTCGCGCATATATCCCGGGGGGTGCATGGATCCCTTTGTTGCTCCTAGTTTTGTACTTTTACCCTTTTTGAACTTTTTTGTCGCTTTTTAACCCCGTAAAGATATCTGGACAATATAGCACCAATATACATGGTGGCGACACTAGGAAATTGCCGAGCCCTTCTCCCCGCACCAATGGAAACCAGTACGGAACTGGCCCGGGTTTAGCTCATGCGCGCCAATGTGGTGACGCTAGGAAATTGTCGAACCCTTCTCCCCACGCCAACAAAAACCAATACAAAAACGGCTCGGGTTTAACTCGTCCGTTCCAATGTGGTGACGCTAGGAAATTGTCGAACCCTTCTCCCCACACCAGTCACAAAACCGGCAAAAATCCGGCTCGGTTTAGCTCATGCGCGCCAACGTGGCGACGGTAACGACCCGCGGGCAAAGTTAATGGGCCGTGGGGTGCCATTTCAAGTCACCCACACCCCTACCCCTCTAGACAAAAGGTCATAAAAATCTTGAATTAGACACAATTTTTTCTTTCTGCAAAAATCAACAAGGAATATTCCCATGCACAGATCCATGCTACCCGGTGGAtaacatatcaatcctattattgcTCTGTTGTTATCCTCGCGTGGCTGGATTTCACGCGCAAGAATAAATTACCATCGACACATACAGCACCAAAAAAGCACCATGCCGCTGGACCTATGGAGCGTTTCTGACTTTGAAATTCTCGTGTCATTAAACACATCGCCGTCGAGGCTGGAATGACTCCAGAAAACAACCGTGACGGCGACGCAAAGGGCCAAGAAGGCTCACCGGACCAACAAAAACAAATGGCCGGGGAAAATATTTTTTATAATATCCAGTCGTTTCCTACCCCCTTCCGACGGCCGGGATCTGATCGTCTGGTCCAATCGACGGCCGCCGACGCGCCCCTCATCCACCAACCCACCTCACCACACCTTCCCCCGTGCGCCCGGTCCATATGTTGCACGGTGCACCCAAGCCTGATGACGCCTAAAGTAGCCAAAAGCCATTGTTCTCTGATGAGCAACAAGGTTAGTTCAGTTTTTTTTTGTTTATATGGACGTATGCCCCGGCTGCTATTTTGTATGGCCAGCATAGTATTAAATCTATACATTTTCTTCACTCACTTTAGTGTGGAGTTcacatttcccgcaaaaaaaaaatcacATCATGACATGGCCTAAGGGCATCTACAACCGAAATGGGTAAATCTGGCCTCCTATATCTCTGCGGACAGGGGCCGGTCGCCCTTCATTTTTCCCTGTTCGGTCGACGATGGTAGGGACAGCTCGAGCTTGCTCCAACGCAAGGGTATAGCCTTGTCGCTTTGCCAGGATCCGTGCATGGGCATCCGGcctcctcggccttcttcttcctGGCACGCTACGACTCTGCAAATGCAGCACGCCTTCTCCCTGTCACGATGGGCATACCGTCAACGGCGGAGCTATGTAGAATGTTGAGGGGCCGTGGCCCCCCCAGCCCAAATGAAATTTTCTTACTACTAGGTAGTAGTAATGGCCCATCAGCCGCACGTACGCACAAGCCCATCATGCacgctacacacacacacacacacacacacttcagtCTCGCGCACATCTCCTCGCCTTCATCACGAACCAGACTCCCCGCCGCCGCACTCGGTGGATGCGCCGATGCCCACCCATCACTGCCGGCGTCGACTAGAAACATCCCGGCACTGAGGAGGGAGGAACAAGGGCGTGCCTCAGCCCTCTGACCGTCGTCTTCTGCTATTCGCCGCTGGCCTCGCCTGCTCGCCACTCCAATGGTCGTCCATGTCAGTCGGCTGGCTGGCTACCTGTCGTCACCGGACGCCCCTCCCCATAGGAATTTGTAAGTACCTTGTGCAGCTGCACCCCCCTTAAACTGTTGGAATCTAGATCCCCAGTGTGCATTGTTGCATTTGTACGACACTGAAACCGGGGAAACGGGGACAGCactaaaaattgaatttttttgttGTTTCTTGTATGAGTTTGATTAGTAATTTAGTAATTTGTATGCCTATTCATCTGATCTTATTGGGGAATTTTTTTGTTTCTTGCATCACCAATTTGTATTTGTCCTGCTAAGTAGTTGCTACCTATCGTGTATTTTGGTGTACTTAGTTCTTTTATGGAGTATATATTGCTAATCATTCATGTATTTTGGGACCAATGTGGGTAATAGAAGTATAAATTTNNNNNNNNNNNNNNNNNNNNNNNNNNNNNNNNNNNNNNNNNNNNNNNNNNNNNNNNNNNNNNNNNNNNNNNNNNNNNNNNNNNNNNNNNNNNNNNNNNNNNNNNNNNNNNNNNNNNNNNNNNNNNNNNNNNNNNNNNNNNNNNNNNNNNNNNNNNNNNNNNNNNNNNNNNNNNNNNNNNNNNNNNNNNNNNNNNNNNNNNNNNNNNNNNNNNNNNNNNNNNNNNNNNNNNNNNNNNNNNNNNNNNNNNNNNNNNNNNNNNNNNNNNNNNNNNNNNNNNNNNNNNNNNNNNNNNNNNNNNNNNNNNNNNNNNNNNNNNNNNNNNNNNNNNCGCCACTGCATACCGTGCCTTGATCATGGAAACTCATCCGTAGCTTTCACATTCGGGACATCGTGTCCTGGAGCATTGCTGCCATTGGCCTCAGACTTTGAGGTTGGCATCACGGGGAGAAGGATCAAGCGTTGGGGATACGTTGAGCTGGGGCGCTGGAACGTTTTGTCGAGAATCCGCTCAGCCACACTCGCCGTCTGCGGTGACGAAGCGAACTCAGGGCGTGAGCTTCCACGGGAAGCGCCGCCACCGCTAGATTCAGAGTGGCGGTGAAGAGTCCCGACTAATGGATCTGGGACGAGTGGTTCCCATGTCGGAGCTGCAATATCCTCCAGGGAACTACGAGCCGTATCTAGGAGGGATCTATCCTCCTTGTCCGAGCAAGCGGCAAGCTCCAAGTCGATGGACCCATATCGATCATACTCAGACCCGCCGCTGAAGCCGACCATGGTGGAGCTGAGGGGAGGGGAGACGACAAAGAGGAGTGGGAACTGAACTGGAGTGGAGCGGAGTGGTCAAGAGCGAGGGCTAGGGTTTGGTCCGAGATAGGGTATATGTGGGCCGTACTGAGTCATACTTGGCCAGCCTGGGCCGGTCCGACATGGCGGACACGCCCGGGCAGACAACCTATACGTATGAGCTGGCTTTAGGGGGTCCGATAATGTCCCGACGGGCGGCTGTCCGACTAGACGTTTATGGGAAAGTAGGTCTGATTGTAGATGCTCTAAAGGAGATTGTTGAAAATCTATGGGTACCACCAACTATCTTTTTCTTTACTCATTTTATTCATCAATCAACAAACAGTTCACACTAATCAGGCCGATTAACAACAATATCTTACTCACAGCAGCCACCGGCGGCTTATTTAGGATTGATTGACACCACGGTCCACGGCCCATGCACCAAGTCCACAGAAAACCCCATAGCCGCCCCCCCTCTCTACCCTACCCCACCCCAACGAGCCCCCCAAAACGCACCTGCAAATCTATACATAACCCCTCGGCCATCCCCCCCCTAACCCCGTccctccccaccccaccccacccacctCGCCATCTCCGCCGCACACCACCATGGCAGCGCACTCCGTCGCCGCCGCGCACGCCACCATCGCGGCCCGcgcgggcgccgccccctcctccccggCCGCGGCCCCGGCCGAGCGCCTGGGCTTCCGCCTCAGCTCGCTCGCCGGCCGCGCCCTCCGCTCGCCGCTCCCGGCGCGCCGgggctcccccgccgccgccgcctccccctccCGCAGGACCGGCAGCCAGCGCGTGCGCGCCTCCGCGGCCGTCGAGACCGTCGAGGCGGCCGCCACGGGCGAGCTGCTCGACAAGTCGGTCAACGCGATCCGGTTCCTGGCCATCGACGCCGTCGAGAAGGCCGTGTCCGGCCACCCCGGCCTGCCCATGGGCTGCGCGCCCATGGGCCACATCCTCTACGACGAGGTCATGCGCTACAACCCCAAGAACCCCTACTGGTTCAACCGCGACCGCTTCGTCCTCTCCGCCGGCCACGGCTGCATGCTCCAGTACGCCCTCCTCCACCTCGCCGGCTATGACGCCGTCAAGGTAACCCTCTCCCCGCCCCCCgcttcgcctcgccgccgcccgcgctgtCCGCGTCTGTTGTTTTTCTCTCCCTTTCCTGCCCTGTCATCTGTGCCGCCGATTTCGGTTGGTTGGGGCGGCGAAATCGGGAGTAGGTTTGTGCAAAGTTGGATCTTTGTTAGGTGAAACAGTCGAAAGGCCAGATCCTGACTGCTATTTTTCTTGGGCCGATCCTTTCCTAGTAGAAATCGCCGTACCTTTGTCCACTTGTCAGCGATCTGTTTAGTTAAATTCAACGCTACTGTCAAAAATTTGTTGGAAACTCAGATTGTGCACCTTGGATTCATCACTCATGTTTACTACTTAGTGTCTAAAACCTGGAGTTATCTTCTTAGGTGTTCAAAACATGGCTGATTTACCTCTTATGGCGCCACTGATCTTGTTGTAACCGTGTCCCCTGTTCTGCTGCAGGAAGAGGACCTGAAGCAGTTCAGGCAGTGGGGAAGCTCCACCCCGGGACACCCCGAGAACTTCGAGACTCCCGGAGTTGAAGTCACCACTGGTCTGTTCATCTCAGCTGGGCTGAGCTCACAGTAACTCCAACCTGCCATGATGTAGTTTGAGACTAATTTGGACTTTTGATTGGCTTATGCAGGTCCTCTTGGACAGGGTATCGCGAATGCCGTCGGGTTGGCGCTTGCTGAGAAGCACCTGGCTGCTCGTTTCAACAAGCCCGACAGTGAAATCGTTGACCATTACACGTAATACTCTGACCTTGTTGTCTTCCGTTTAGTTTGAGTGGTGCGGTGCGTTAACCTGGTATGCAAATTTCGTACAGGTACTGTATTGTGGGAGATGGGTGCAACATGGAGGGTATCTTGACTGAAGCTTGCTCGTTGGCTGGGCATTGGGGTCTTGGCAAGCTAATTGTTTTCTACGACGACAACCACATCTCCATTGACGGAGATACCGAGATTGCTTTTACAGAGGATGTGAGTGGCCGCTTTGAGGCTCTTGGGTGGCACACACTCTGGGTTAAGAATGGCAACGATGGTTATGACGAGATCCGTAAAGCCATTCAGGAAGCAAAATCAGTTACCGACAAGCCCACAATGATCAAGGTTACTTTCTTTTATTATCTGATGAAGAATCAtctctattttgttgttgttgtacAGTTCATCGTATTTAGCCAAGATTTTGGTCTTTTTAGGTGACCACCACAATCGGTTTTGGATCTCCCAACAAGGCCAACTCATACGCTGTGCACGGAGCTGCATTGGGCACCAGCGAGGTCGAAGCGACCAGGGCAAACCTTGGATGGCCATATGAGCCATTCTTTGTGCCCGAGGATGTCAAGAGGTTTGTTTATTGTGTGTGTTTGTTATCTGAATGAGGATGGTGAACCTGCTTGGTGTCCACCTTATAATTTCTTTTTGCCTGGACTGTTGTGCAGCCACTGGAGCCGCCATATTCCCCAAGGTGCCGCTCTTGAGGCTGACTGGGATGCTAAGTTTGCACAGTACGAGCAGAAGTACCCAGAAGATGCCGCCACCTTGAAAAGCATCATCACAGGAGAGTTGCCCGCTGGCTGGGCCGATGCTCTTCCTGTAAGTGATTTGCCATATTTACTTGTGAAACTTTAG is drawn from Triticum dicoccoides isolate Atlit2015 ecotype Zavitan chromosome 4A, WEW_v2.0, whole genome shotgun sequence and contains these coding sequences:
- the LOC119287938 gene encoding transketolase, chloroplastic-like, whose protein sequence is MAAHSVAAAHATIAARAGAAPSSPAAAPAERLGFRLSSLAGRALRSPLPARRGSPAAAASPSRRTGSQRVRASAAVETVEAAATGELLDKSVNAIRFLAIDAVEKAVSGHPGLPMGCAPMGHILYDEVMRYNPKNPYWFNRDRFVLSAGHGCMLQYALLHLAGYDAVKEEDLKQFRQWGSSTPGHPENFETPGVEVTTGPLGQGIANAVGLALAEKHLAARFNKPDSEIVDHYTYCIVGDGCNMEGILTEACSLAGHWGLGKLIVFYDDNHISIDGDTEIAFTEDVSGRFEALGWHTLWVKNGNDGYDEIRKAIQEAKSVTDKPTMIKVTTTIGFGSPNKANSYAVHGAALGTSEVEATRANLGWPYEPFFVPEDVKSHWSRHIPQGAALEADWDAKFAQYEQKYPEDAATLKSIITGELPAGWADALPQYTTESPADATRNLSQQCLNALAKVVPGLIGGSADLASSNMTLLKMFGDFQKDTPEERNVRFGVREHGMGAICNGIALHTPGLIPYCATFFVFTDYMRGAMRISALSEAGVIYVMTHDSIGLGEDGPTHQPIEHLVSFRAMPNMLMFRPADGKETAGAYKVAVLNRKRPSILALSRQKLPHLPGTSIEGVAKGGYTISDNSTGNKPDYIIMSTGSEVEIAVKAAEELTKEGKTVRVVSFVCWELFDEQSDEYKESVLPEAVTARISIEAGSTLGWQKYVGSKGKTIGIDKFGASAPAPKIYKEYGITAENVIAAAKSL